A single Gemmatimonadales bacterium DNA region contains:
- the mscL gene encoding large conductance mechanosensitive channel protein MscL has product MFKEFKAFILRGNVIDLAVAVIIGAAFGKIVSSLVADILMPPIGLVVGKVDFSGLYLNLSGTSYPSLAAAKAAGAPTVNYGVFLNATIDFLIVAFALFLVIRMANRMQQAVAKPAAAAPATKECRFCFSAIPVKATRCPQCTSTL; this is encoded by the coding sequence ATGTTCAAGGAATTCAAGGCGTTCATCCTGCGCGGCAACGTCATCGACCTGGCGGTCGCGGTGATCATCGGCGCCGCGTTCGGCAAGATCGTCTCGTCGCTGGTGGCCGACATCCTGATGCCGCCCATCGGGCTCGTGGTGGGCAAGGTGGACTTCAGCGGCCTGTACCTGAACCTGTCGGGGACCAGCTACCCGAGCCTCGCGGCGGCGAAGGCCGCGGGTGCGCCGACCGTCAACTACGGCGTGTTCCTCAACGCCACCATCGACTTTCTCATCGTCGCGTTCGCGCTGTTCCTCGTGATCCGGATGGCGAACCGCATGCAGCAGGCCGTGGCCAAGCCGGCGGCGGCCGCGCCGGCGACCAAGGAGTGCCGCTTCTGCTTCTCGGCCATTCCGGTCAAGGCCACCCGGTGCCCCCAGTGCACGTCCACCCTGTGA